In Candidatus Methylomirabilis lanthanidiphila, the DNA window CTTGCTCTGATGCTTGCCATAGGAGGACGGGCTGAGGCGGCGGTCACTACTTGCGATCCGATCACTATCCAGCACATCGTAGACACTCCCGCCGAGGCTGCTGCTATAGGCGCCAATGATTATAACAACACCAACTGTCACCTGATTATCCAGGTCAGCATTCCGATACCGCCAAGCCACACTGTGTTGGTACTCATGGCCGATAGGATCACAATAGATCCGGCGGGCGGCCCAACCCCAGCCGTGGACGTCGAGATTATCAACGACAACGTTTCATCAGAGATCAGGCTCACTACAACGACTGATGTGGTCGGTCATATTGAGATCACCAACGGGGTCCTCAAAGCCCATAAGCTCTTGAGGTTCGTCGCTAAAGAAGATGTCACCGCGAGAGATTCGCAGCTTATAGCGGCCACTGTCTTCGGTCCCCCGCCTTCAGGGCTTGGTGGAGACTTCCGTATCGACGCTGACGGAAATGTGGACATCCAGGGAACCGCCACCCATGCGGGAGCTATCCTGGAGTGGGTCGCAGATGGAAGCATCACCTTCATCTGCTTAGGGGGTCCCACCGGCTGCCAGGATCCACTCGATTCGAGTAAAGCTGTGGAGCTCTGTGGTACGTGTCCCCCAGGCAGCACCTGTCCCCCGGATCCACGCGTGCCCCCCACGGTCTTCCCCTGCGCTGTGAACTTTCCCACCGACGCGTCTCTAAGGGAGGTGTGCTTCCCCGGTGGGGATGCCGTGCCGTGCGACGGCGGCAGTAAAGAGAAACGTTTTCTGGCAAGGAGCGGCAACATTAACATCGCGGGGACGACATTGACCTCAGCCAAGCATATCACGTTTACCGCGAACAACGGTAACCTGCTGGGGGCAGGCGCCAACCTGACATCGACCGATGATCGCATTGCTTTTGTCATCAAGGGGACGATAGATCTCTCGGACGCAACCCTCAGCAGTGGAAAAGACATATTTATTAAGTCGACAAATTGTCCCGTCCCGGTTGACCCATTAGACCCGTCAGACACTTGCATAAACGCCAACGGCGCGACTATGACCGCGGCAACACGAATTACCATGGCGACCCCGGGTAATGCTGGGGTCGTCGACGTCTGTGAGGCGACCCTCACCGACGGGAGCGGAGACCCCGTCCTCAACGGCGATACCGCGCCGCCGTACAACGATCCACCGAATAGGGTGGTCGATACGGCTACCGAATGTGATGACTTCGTGGCTCCTTCGGGTGATAACATCAAAGGCCCAGCCGTGATCACACCCTAAACGGGTACCGGGGAGCAAATCGGTAGAGGGTGGGAGGCCTCTTCTATAGGCCTCCCACCTCGCCCTGGGGACGGAATGTTTTCTTCCAAGGGATCGTGGAGAGATGACGACGCCGCACACAGAGATCAAATCTTCGAGAATCGGGCAACTGCTCAGCGGCTCAGGCCTCTATATGTTCGGTAACGTGGTGCGGCGTTCCTTCTCGCTGATCACGATGCCGCTTTTTACCCGTTATCTCTCCACCTCCGGCTATGGGATCCTGTCGATCGTGGGAGTTGTGCAACACATGCTGGAGGTCTTCTACGAGATGGGTATGGGCTCAGCCTCGACCCGGTTCTACTACGACTGTCGCGAGGAGCGCGAGCGGAAGGTCCTCTTTGGCACGCTCCTTCTCTTGTCGCTTGGTGCGACCCTGGTGCTGACCCTCTTATTGCTCGCTACAGGGGAGTGGCTCTGGGGGGTCGTCGGCAAAGACATTCCCTTCTTTCCGTACATCGTACTTACCATCGGCACAGTCTTTTTGGGAAACATCACGGTTCTGGCGTACGCGCTCTTCAGGGTGGAGAACCAGGCCGCGCGGTTTCTTCGCCTCAGCCTGATCCAGACGATCCTGACGGTGTTGTTGGCGGTGCTGTTCGTCGTCTGGCTGGGGCTCGGTCCGTTGGGGCCCGTCTTGGCGACATTCATCATCACGATGGCCTTCTTTGGAGTGTACGGCTACGCGCTCCGGGGACATGTGAACCTCGTGTTTCGCTGGCTTCTCGCCGGACAGGCGTTGGCATTCGGCCTTCCGGAAATCCCGCTCCGTTGGGGCAATTGGGCGTTAAAGGTGGCTGATCGTCTGATCTTGCAACACCTTACGTCGCTCTCGGTCGTGGCCATCTATTCGGTGGGCTATTCCGTAAGCAAGATCCCCTTCGACATGGTGGTGAAGGCGATCGACTGGGCCCTCGTGCCCTTCTTTTATGCGACCGCAACGAAGGAGTCGGAAGGCCGCTCGAAGGCGATCTTTTCTCGGATAGCGACGTACAACGTCGCTATGATAGCAGGTCTGGGGTTGGGAACGGTGCTGTTTGGTCGTGAGCTGATCGAGATCCTCGCTTCGGCCAAATATGCGGAGGCGGAGGCGGTCGTTCCTATTATTGTCGCCGCATCGTTCCTTCAGGCACTGTTCGACATCCCCAGCAAGGGCATTTACCTGCAAAGGAAGACCGGCTATCTCCTCCCCCTTTTTACCATCCCGGCCGCCCTGAACATCGGCTTGAACTTCGTGCTCATCCCTCGATTCGGCATGATGGGGGCGGCCTGGGCAACGCTTGTGTGTTACGCCGTCATGATTGTCCTGACTCTTACGATCTCCCAGCGGATCTACTATATCCCGTATGAGTACGTACGGATAAGCAAGGTCATCCTCGGAGCCTGCATGCTCGCCACGTTCGGCAGCCTCGCCTCTGAGGTCCCTTTTCTGACGCGAATCGCTGTGAAGACAACCCTGTTGATGGCGTTCCCACTCGGCCTGTACGTGATAGGGTTCTTTGAGGATACGGAGATTGGGTGGGTACGGGACCGGATCACGGGGCTGGTTCAGGAATGGGCCGGGTCTAGCCGATGACCGCGCTGGCAAGAAGCCACGGGTGGCGGGGGCCCGGACAGGTCATGGGCCAGGGGTCTGATGTCCAGGGGGTCTCAGCAGTGTTGCGACAACTGACGACGCGATACGCCCTCTATTTTCCCGATGCAAGGATGTCACCAACAATCTCGTCGGTCACCGTCACGTCCCGCAGACACTGTGATCTTGCCTGGGTTGAGCTGAAGTTCGACGGAGCAGCGGCAAGAATTTGTGTGAAGTTTCCGAAGGACCCCAAAAAGAGACCGCACACTCATCTGGAGCGGGTGGGGCAGGATCCGAGCGTAGAATTCGAGACGCTGTCCTACCTCCACGAGAGGTTTCGGAGAGTTCCAGGATGCGCCGTGGTGAGACCGATCGCCCTCTTTCCTGAAGAAATGGCGGTGGTGACCGAGGTGGCAGAAGGGAACAATCTCCACGATTTGATCAAAAGGAAGGCTGGCCCGTGGTGTGGAGGCTCGGAGGTCGAGGCCTTGAAGGCGCATTGCCTGGCGTCCGGAGTCTGGTTGCGCCATTTCCAGGAGTTTACGGCTCAGCAGCGGCAAGCTGCGCTCCCGATGAGCAAAATCCTGGAGCAGGTCACAGCCGATCTCGAAGTCTGTGTCCAGATGGGCCTGCCGCGGGCCGTGGCCTTCAGCCTGCTGACGCTTTGTGAGGAGCAACTTCGAACCGTTGAAGGACGAAAGGTTCCGGTCGTAGGGGAGCATCCTGACTTTCAGCCCGACAATATCCTCCTCTCGCCAGCCGGGGTCACGGTCTTGGATTTTACTAATTTCCAGTATGGTTCTGCATACAACGACGTCGGGCGATTTCTCGCGTCGCTCGATTTCCTCCGCAAGAACCCGCTGTACAGTCGGGAAAGAATCCATACCTTGAAAGCAGCATTCCTGGAGGGGTATGGCTGGAGCCGGAATGAGATGGATGCCGGATTAACCGCATACCTGATTCGCTACATGGTTCAAGCCACCAGGACCGCGAGAAAGTGGTCCTACCCCAACCCGGTCAAGCGCCTGCTGGAACGGTGGGCTATTGGATGCCTTTCCGCGTGGTGCCGGCGAGCAATGAGGATGGGAGATGCCTGCGGTGAACATATTCTCGGTTAGCAATCCAGGTGCGCGATGGGATCGCCGCCTGCTCTGGATTCTTGGCGTCGGGGCGATCGTCCGTCTGGTCCTCCTTTTCTTGTTGGGGGACCTGGAGCTCTGGATGGATGAGGAACAGTATCAAGAGATCGCGGTCAACCTGACCGAAGGACGGGGATTCGCCTTACACGGGCAGCCGACCTCCTGGCGTCCTCCCCTCTATCCGTTTATCCTGTCAGGGCTCTACATGCTGGCGGGTACGACTCACCCTGTCGTTGCGCGGGCTTTTCAGGCCATCCTTAGTCTATTGAACACGCTCGTCGTCTACCTGCTTGGCCGAAGGCTTTTCGGAGAGCGGGCCGGTCTCTGGGGGGCGCTCCTCTTCACCGTCTATCCCTCTTTCCTGTTGTACAACAACCATCTTCTGACCGAGATGCTGTTCACCTTTCTCCTGACAGCAACGGCCTATTGTTTCGCGGCGTATCTTGCCGGCAGTCGCCTCCCGCTCCTTGCCGCCTCCGGTGTGGCGCTGGGCCTTGCAGTTTTAACGAGGGACATCGTCTGGCCGATGGTGGGTGTGATGGCCCTGCTTGTCGGGTACGTCACCCGTCCGGGCTTCACCAGATGGATATGGCATAGCGGAGTGCTTCTCCTTTCCTTCCTGGTCGTTATCACGCCATGGGTGATTCGGAACAGCCGCGTTCAGGGAACGTTCACGCTTATTGCAACCAACGGGGGCCTCGTCTTTTTCGAAGGGAACTATGAGCATACCCCGCTGGATCGGCCGTGGCGCTCCCACGCCCTCGAACCGGAGTTGAAAGTGAGGCGCCTGCTCCCCACGGGCCTGACTGAAGGGGAGCGGCAGAGTATCGCCTTCCGGAAGGGGCTCGAGTTCATTCGAGATCATCCGGGGTTAACCTTTCGCCGCGCGGTGATCAAGGCGGCAAATGTCTGGGGTCTCGAACGGGAATTGGTAGGAGTGCTGTTGAAAGGAGGGTATGGCAGGCCTGGAAAGGGAGCGGTGTTGTTGATCACCGCGGCGATCTTTGGCGTCTATGCCTTGACGGTTCTCAGCGGGATGGCGGGGCTCTGTTTTGGTCTGGCCCAGCCCGGAGCGGGGCGGGCCTTTCATCTCTTTTTCGCCGCTCTGGTCGTACTCGTCACGCTTGCCCATGCCCTGGCATTTGGTCACCCCAGATACCACCTCCCACTTATTCCCCTCTTTTCAGTCTATGCGGCGCATGCATGGACCATTCGCCAAGAGTTGTGGAACGGACGGCGATCCTGGGCCTTTAAGGCCGCCTCCCTTCTGGCCGGGCTTCTCTTTACGGTCTGGGTCCGTGAGATATTGTTTGTCGAATTCGAGCGATTCGTCGCGGGACTCGGGGGAACATTATGATCGCACAGATCAAACGCGCTATCGCATCGACGACCAATATTCATCTGGCCGGCAACAGACCGAATGTGTTCATTTTTTCAACACCAAGAAGCGGCTCGACCTGGCTCATGGAGTTGATCTTAACCCAGCCGGGTTTTAAGCCTTGCAACGAGCCATTCAACCTATGGGACCCGGATGTGTCTCAATGCCTGGCTCGATTGGATATCACCGATTGGGCAGACCTCCACACTCTTCATGGACATCATGCGATGCACACATATATCCAGGGATTTTGCGATGGGCGGCTTCGATTCAAGAATCCGTTCTTCTATCGAAACTACTTTCGTCTGATGACACACCGTATTGTCTTTAAGATCCTTCATGCCGGTGAGGAGCGTATCAACTGGTTTCGGGATACATTTAACGGTCGAATCGTCTTTCTCCTCCGCCACCCGATTGCCGTGAGTGTATCCAGGAAATTCTATCCTCGGCTTGACGCCTTTCTCAACACCGAGTACAGCGAACATTTTTCTGAGAGGCAACTGAGAGAGGCGAGGAAGATTATTGATTCCGGAACCAGGCTCGAGCAGGGTGTGTTGGATTGGTGTCTGCAGAATGCCGTTCCGTTGAGAGATGCGACTCCTGACTGGATCATCATTTCATACGAACAACTTATCATTGATCCGAGGCCCGTGCTGAAGGTTCTGGCAAGTCGATTGGAATTGCCCATACCTGAACGGATGGTGCAGCGGCTCACTATCCCTTCGGCCTCGACCCACAAATGCGATGAAAAGACTAAGCAGGTACTCAAGAATAGGAAAGAGAATAATCGTTGGGTCCTTGAAAAATGGCGTGAAAAAGTCACCGAAGAAGAGGAACGCCGCGCCATGGAGATATTAGAGCAATTCAATGTCGATCTGTATCGGTTCGGTGATCCTGCGTGCAAACTGGTTGTGAGTTAGTTGGGTCTAGCAAGCGAGGCGTGAACCATCGTGTGCGGCATTTGCGGCAAAGTCAATCGTGATCCGGACGCGCCTGTGGACAAAGGTACGCTCCACAGGATGGCAAAGGCGCTGGCGCATCGAGGGCCGGACAGCGAGGGTTTCTTTGTGAACGATCATGTGGGCCTTGCACATCGCCGGTTGGCTATCATTGATCTCAGCCCGGACGGCACGCAGCCGATGAGCAACGAGGACGGGTCAATCTGGATCGTGTTCAACGGGGAGATCTACAACTTTCACGAGCTGCGAGACGCCCTGGTACGCAAAGGGCACAGTTTCCGTTCCAGAACCGACACCGAGGTGATCGTTCACCTTTACGAGGATCTGGGCCCTGAGGCCCTTCGCGCGCTCAGGGGGATGTTTGCGCTGGCTATTTGGGATGCGAAACACAGGCAACTCCTGCTGGCCCGGGATCGGCTCGGAAAGAAGCCGCTGTATTATTGTGCGGGGCCCTCCTGCTTTGCGTTTGCCTCTGAACTCCAGTCCCTTCTTGAAGATCCCTCTATTCCGCGTGTGCCAGACTTGGAAGCGATTCGGTACTATCTCACCTATCGGTACGTTCCCTCCCCCTTTAGCGCTTTTCAGGGGATCAGGAAGCTACCGCCGGCCCACTATCTGGCGCTCAAGGACGGGCAATTCCGGGTGAATCGGTACTGGGCTCTTCGCTATGCTGAGAAATCGCATGAGTCGGAGGGGGCTCTGGCGGAGCGTCTCCGGGGATCTCTTGAGGAGGCGGTCCGCCTCAGGATGATCAGCGACGTGCCGATTGGCGCGTTCCTGAGCGGAGGTCTCGATTCCAGCGCAGTGGTCGCCTTAATGGGTCGGTTGAGCGGAGGCCCCGTCAAGACCTTTTCGATCGGATTTGAGGAGCAAGCGTTCTCGGAGCTGCCGTATGCCAGAGCGATCGCCAGACGTTTCGGCACCGATCATCACGAGTGTGTGGTGAGACCCGATGCCGTCGGCATCCTCCCGCTTCTGGTACGCCATTTCGGTGAGCCTTTTGCCGATTCGACAGCGGTCCCTCAGTACTATCTCTCAAAACTGGCCCGCGAGTATGTAACGGTCGTCCTCGCCGGGGACGGGGGCGACGAGGCGTTCGGCGGGTATGACCGCTATGTGGCCGCCATGGCAACTCGACCCACTGACCACATTCCCAGCCCCATGAGAAATGGCCTCGCACGTGTGATCGGGAGGCTGTCGAAGTATCCTCTCTCCACCCCGTTTCTCCAGCGAACGGGACGTGTGCTCCGGGCGCTCAGCGACGATCCTCAGCGACGATATGTCCGGTGGATGAGCCACTTCGACATGCAGCAACAGGCCGCGATGTTTTCCCGTGCCTTCCTCAAACAGGTCCGGGAGATCGATCCGGAGAGGCTGATCCTCGACGCGTATAAGGACACGGATGCCGCCCATCCTCTGGATGCGACCCTCGACGTCGATGTGAATACGTATCTTCCCGACGACCTGCTTGCGAAGGTGGATATTACGTCTATGGCCAACTCATTGGAGGTTCGAGCGCCCCTGCTCGATCACCCGCTGATGGAGTTTGCAGCCACGCTGCCGCCATCGCTCAAGATCCAGGGCCTGGACAAAAAATACCTTCTCAAGCGGGCCATGGCCGATCTCCTCCCTGCGGAGATTCTGAATCGGCCCAAACAGGGGTTCATTGTCCCTATTGACCGTTGGTTCCGGCACGACCTACAGGAGATGGCGTACGATACCCTCCTTGATTCTCGGTCTCTCGGGCGAGGCTACTTCAGGCCGGGCGCGGTGAAAAGACTGTTGGATGAGCATGTCGGCGGCGTGCAAAACCGTCATCGTCAGCTTTGGAGCCT includes these proteins:
- a CDS encoding Polysaccharide biosynthesis protein, which gives rise to MTTPHTEIKSSRIGQLLSGSGLYMFGNVVRRSFSLITMPLFTRYLSTSGYGILSIVGVVQHMLEVFYEMGMGSASTRFYYDCREERERKVLFGTLLLLSLGATLVLTLLLLATGEWLWGVVGKDIPFFPYIVLTIGTVFLGNITVLAYALFRVENQAARFLRLSLIQTILTVLLAVLFVVWLGLGPLGPVLATFIITMAFFGVYGYALRGHVNLVFRWLLAGQALAFGLPEIPLRWGNWALKVADRLILQHLTSLSVVAIYSVGYSVSKIPFDMVVKAIDWALVPFFYATATKESEGRSKAIFSRIATYNVAMIAGLGLGTVLFGRELIEILASAKYAEAEAVVPIIVAASFLQALFDIPSKGIYLQRKTGYLLPLFTIPAALNIGLNFVLIPRFGMMGAAWATLVCYAVMIVLTLTISQRIYYIPYEYVRISKVILGACMLATFGSLASEVPFLTRIAVKTTLLMAFPLGLYVIGFFEDTEIGWVRDRITGLVQEWAGSSR
- a CDS encoding Dolichyl-phosphate-mannose-protein mannosyltransferase, whose amino-acid sequence is MPAVNIFSVSNPGARWDRRLLWILGVGAIVRLVLLFLLGDLELWMDEEQYQEIAVNLTEGRGFALHGQPTSWRPPLYPFILSGLYMLAGTTHPVVARAFQAILSLLNTLVVYLLGRRLFGERAGLWGALLFTVYPSFLLYNNHLLTEMLFTFLLTATAYCFAAYLAGSRLPLLAASGVALGLAVLTRDIVWPMVGVMALLVGYVTRPGFTRWIWHSGVLLLSFLVVITPWVIRNSRVQGTFTLIATNGGLVFFEGNYEHTPLDRPWRSHALEPELKVRRLLPTGLTEGERQSIAFRKGLEFIRDHPGLTFRRAVIKAANVWGLERELVGVLLKGGYGRPGKGAVLLITAAIFGVYALTVLSGMAGLCFGLAQPGAGRAFHLFFAALVVLVTLAHALAFGHPRYHLPLIPLFSVYAAHAWTIRQELWNGRRSWAFKAASLLAGLLFTVWVREILFVEFERFVAGLGGTL
- a CDS encoding Sulfotransferase domain protein, producing the protein MIAQIKRAIASTTNIHLAGNRPNVFIFSTPRSGSTWLMELILTQPGFKPCNEPFNLWDPDVSQCLARLDITDWADLHTLHGHHAMHTYIQGFCDGRLRFKNPFFYRNYFRLMTHRIVFKILHAGEERINWFRDTFNGRIVFLLRHPIAVSVSRKFYPRLDAFLNTEYSEHFSERQLREARKIIDSGTRLEQGVLDWCLQNAVPLRDATPDWIIISYEQLIIDPRPVLKVLASRLELPIPERMVQRLTIPSASTHKCDEKTKQVLKNRKENNRWVLEKWREKVTEEEERRAMEILEQFNVDLYRFGDPACKLVVS
- a CDS encoding glutamine amidotransferase; translation: MCGICGKVNRDPDAPVDKGTLHRMAKALAHRGPDSEGFFVNDHVGLAHRRLAIIDLSPDGTQPMSNEDGSIWIVFNGEIYNFHELRDALVRKGHSFRSRTDTEVIVHLYEDLGPEALRALRGMFALAIWDAKHRQLLLARDRLGKKPLYYCAGPSCFAFASELQSLLEDPSIPRVPDLEAIRYYLTYRYVPSPFSAFQGIRKLPPAHYLALKDGQFRVNRYWALRYAEKSHESEGALAERLRGSLEEAVRLRMISDVPIGAFLSGGLDSSAVVALMGRLSGGPVKTFSIGFEEQAFSELPYARAIARRFGTDHHECVVRPDAVGILPLLVRHFGEPFADSTAVPQYYLSKLAREYVTVVLAGDGGDEAFGGYDRYVAAMATRPTDHIPSPMRNGLARVIGRLSKYPLSTPFLQRTGRVLRALSDDPQRRYVRWMSHFDMQQQAAMFSRAFLKQVREIDPERLILDAYKDTDAAHPLDATLDVDVNTYLPDDLLAKVDITSMANSLEVRAPLLDHPLMEFAATLPPSLKIQGLDKKYLLKRAMADLLPAEILNRPKQGFIVPIDRWFRHDLQEMAYDTLLDSRSLGRGYFRPGAVKRLLDEHVGGVQNRHRQLWSLLMLELWHRCFIDQ